The following DNA comes from Anaerostipes rhamnosivorans.
CATCTGGTCCAAAAGCTCTTCTGCCCCGAGCTGGCTGTTCATATCGACATCGATCTTTTTGTCTTTTTTAATCAGCTTTGTATAGCTTCTGTTTGTATAGTAAATCCCTGTCCCGCCTTTGGTCTTTGTGCTGTCATCTTCCTCTTTGGAACATCCCGCACAGAGAAGCAGCACACAGGTAAGGACAAAAAGGATACATATAGAAATCGTTCGTTTTTTTGTCACTGTATCCCTCCTCATGCCTGATATTTTAGAGGAATTCTCACCGTAAACGTGGTGCCTTCCCCTTCTTTGCTGTATAACTTAATCTCGCCGTTGTGGACAAGGATGGCATTTTTAGTAATGGCAAGTCCAAGACCTGTTCCTCCGGTCTCCCTGGACCTGGCTTTGTCAACCCTGTAGAAACGCTCAAACACCTGTCCCTGGCAGTCTTCCGGTATACCAACGCCGGAATCGGCCACCTTCACATAAAAATACTTATGGTCCGCATTCAGGGATACCCTCACCCATCCGTTGTCCTGGTTATATTTGATGGCGTTTTCGATCAAATTGGACAGCGCCAGGCTGAGTTTTACCTCGTCAATCTCTGCCGTCACCGGACGGAAAGATTCCAGAATCAGTTCGATATTCCGCTGGCCGGCAATCGGCTTGAGCCGTTTCATGATCATCTCCAGCAATTCATTAATTTTCACGCTGGAAATCTCCAGCTTCGCTGCCTTCTTGTCCAATTTTACAAGGGAAAGCAGATCAGATATGATAACATTCTCCCGGTCGATCTCTGCTACGATGTCATTCATGAATTCACGGTAGAGTTCCGCCGGTACACTCTCTCCCTGCTGTAAAAGTGAATCCGCAAGCACCTTCATAGAGGTCATTGGTGTCTTCAGCTCATGGGACACGTTGGAGACGAACTCCTGACGCGAATTTTCAAGGACCTGTGCCTTGGCAAGAATCTCGTTGACACTGTTGACCATATTTTTCACTTCTGTACATCCGACCACGCTGATGGTCTCATCTTCATGTCCGGAAGCGATAAAGTCAAGATCCTTTTGGATCTTTCTGTAATCCTTGGTCAGCCAATAGCTCAACAGAGCTCCGGCGGACATTCCGCAG
Coding sequences within:
- a CDS encoding HAMP domain-containing sensor histidine kinase, which codes for MQFLIFISVLVITVFVVILFSKLLNDSYSEKAEQQKIDGVVSQCQWLAGQVVGVDFLIDDSSNSISNQTNELAAGLHGRIIVIKSNYKIVKDTMTDYQDKFYISDDLLKIMNGNKKRIVSKAGKNVEIMIPIMNKGSRKKKVLGSVIATIPKSDIVAVSNEMKQQRNMLMVAFIICGMSAGALLSYWLTKDYRKIQKDLDFIASGHEDETISVVGCTEVKNMVNSVNEILAKAQVLENSRQEFVSNVSHELKTPMTSMKVLADSLLQQGESVPAELYREFMNDIVAEIDRENVIISDLLSLVKLDKKAAKLEISSVKINELLEMIMKRLKPIAGQRNIELILESFRPVTAEIDEVKLSLALSNLIENAIKYNQDNGWVRVSLNADHKYFYVKVADSGVGIPEDCQGQVFERFYRVDKARSRETGGTGLGLAITKNAILVHNGEIKLYSKEGEGTTFTVRIPLKYQA